In Candidatus Eisenbacteria bacterium, the following are encoded in one genomic region:
- a CDS encoding bacteriocin-protection protein produces the protein MKLGTEKQPLFFTTPAALRRWFQLHHASAELLWLGYYKKGSGKPSVTWPESVDEALCVGWIDGVRKRVSDEVYVIRFTPRRPRSIWSVVNIGRVEALTKAGRMRAAGRAAFEKRTADRSGIYAFERPAAELSPASQRTLRANRKAWSDWQKRPPGYRRTVIHWVMSAKQEATRERRLAALIEACAAGRVIGPMTRSAP, from the coding sequence ATGAAGCTCGGCACCGAAAAGCAGCCGCTGTTCTTCACGACCCCCGCCGCCCTGCGGCGCTGGTTCCAGCTCCATCACGCAAGCGCCGAGCTGCTGTGGCTCGGCTACTACAAGAAGGGCAGCGGCAAGCCGAGCGTCACGTGGCCCGAAAGCGTCGATGAGGCGCTGTGCGTCGGGTGGATCGACGGCGTTCGCAAGCGCGTGAGCGACGAGGTCTATGTCATCCGATTCACGCCGCGCCGTCCGCGCAGCATCTGGAGCGTCGTCAACATCGGTCGAGTCGAAGCGCTGACGAAGGCCGGCCGCATGCGTGCGGCCGGACGCGCCGCGTTCGAGAAACGCACTGCCGATCGCTCCGGCATCTACGCGTTCGAGCGGCCGGCTGCTGAACTGTCGCCCGCGAGCCAACGCACGCTGCGCGCGAATCGGAAGGCATGGAGCGACTGGCAGAAGCGCCCACCCGGCTACCGGCGCACGGTGATCCACTGGGTCATGAGCGCCAAACAGGAGGCGACGCGCGAGCGGCGGCTCGCCGCCTTGATCGAAGCGTGCGCGGCGGGACGAGTGATCGGGCCGATGACGCGGAGCGCACCCTGA
- a CDS encoding O-methyltransferase gives MSDESTLVTQQHFQYIAERTQREDAFLGSLKAAALEDGIPPIWIAPEQASFVQILLRAAKAREVVEIGTLAGYSAIVMARALPSDGRIRTIEYLPKHADFAEKWITQSDVAGRIEVHRGKGMDVLPKFLPNSADVAFLDADKSSYASYLQECMRIVRRGGLILVDNAFAFGELFSTAPKDREVEAVRTFNEVMAATPGLQSVIVPIGDGLWVGVKK, from the coding sequence ATGAGCGATGAATCCACTCTGGTGACGCAGCAGCACTTCCAATACATCGCCGAGCGCACCCAGCGCGAAGACGCTTTCCTGGGCAGCCTCAAGGCCGCCGCACTCGAGGATGGGATCCCGCCGATCTGGATCGCTCCCGAGCAGGCGAGCTTCGTGCAGATCCTGCTGCGCGCCGCCAAGGCCCGCGAGGTGGTGGAGATCGGCACGCTGGCCGGCTACTCGGCGATCGTGATGGCACGAGCACTCCCGTCGGATGGCCGAATCCGCACCATCGAGTACCTGCCCAAGCACGCCGACTTCGCCGAGAAGTGGATCACGCAATCGGACGTCGCGGGTCGCATCGAGGTGCATCGCGGCAAGGGCATGGACGTACTGCCCAAGTTCCTGCCCAACTCGGCCGACGTGGCGTTCCTCGACGCCGACAAGTCGAGCTACGCCTCCTACCTTCAGGAGTGCATGCGCATCGTGCGGCGCGGCGGGCTGATCCTGGTCGACAACGCGTTCGCGTTCGGCGAGCTGTTCTCGACCGCGCCGAAAGATCGCGAAGTCGAGGCGGTGCGCACCTTCAACGAAGTGATGGCGGCAACGCCGGGTTTGCAGAGCGTGATCGTGCCGATCGGCGACGGACTGTGGGTGGGGGTGAAGAAGTAG